Below is a window of Veillonella rodentium DNA.
AGGTATACGAGATAAATTAAATTTTACCTACAAGATCAAGACCCGGTTTTAACGTTTCTTTACCCGGTTTCCAACGTGCAGGACACACTTGGTCACCATGTTTAGCTACGAATTGAGCCGCTTGTACTTTACGTACTAATTCTTCGGCGGAACGACCGATACCCATGTCATGGATTTCAGCAGTACGAATGATACCTTCCGGATCCACAACGAATGTACCGCGATATGCCATAGCGGACTCAGGATCGAATACATCAAAGAAATCAGCTAATTCATGTTTCTTATCAGCCAACATGTAGTACTCGATTTTATTGATACTTGGAGAAGCATCGGACCATGCTTTGTGAACGAATTCGGAGTCAGTGGATACGGAGTATACTTCACAACCCAATTCTTTCAATTCCGCATAGGAATCTTGTACATCTTCCAATTCAGTTGGACAAACAAATGTGAAATCCGCTGGATAAAATACGAACACAGACCATTTACCCAATACATCTGCAGTGCTTACCTTTACCAATTCAGGTTTTTTGAAAGCATCAAGTGTAAACTCAGGAAGTTTTTTACCTATAATAGACATCATGTCCTCCTTGTATAAATTCCATTTTTAGTTAACATATTTACATTGATGTACTTATCATCAAATCTATATCTATCTTTGTCTATATAATAACAAAAATCATTTAATATTGCAAGCATTATTTTTAAATTTATCGATATATTTTTCTGTAACAGTTTTGACTGTCAAAAAAGAAAGCAGATACTCATTTCTGAGCATCTGCCTTCTTTTTACGTACCACTATCTTTTTACTGCTTATATATCCTCCACCGAGGAATAGACTGCCGACAACGGCGGCACCACGTCTAGCAACGCGGCCTGGTGTAGATTGTTCCTTGCCGGCTTTACCATACACAAATTGTTCAAGCTTAAGTGCAGCTAATATAAATAAACCTATAATAGATATAATCTGCATCATTTTTTAAGTTCCAGGATTGCATCTACAAAACCACGGAATAACGGATGTGCATTGTTCGGACGCGATTTAAGTTCCGGATGAGCTTGCGTCGCCACAAAGAACGGATGATCCTTTACTTCGATACTTTCCACCAAGCGGCCGTCCGGAGATGTACCGGAAATAACAAGCCCTGCATCTGTCAATTGTTGACGGTATTCATTATTGAACTCATAACGATGGCGATGACGTTCATAGATTAAGTCCTTGCCGTACACTTCATGAGCTTTTGTGCCCGGTTCCACCTTACATGGATAGATACCGAGACGCATGGTGCCGCCTTTTTTATCTACATCAACCTGGTCGCTCATCAAGTCGATAACTTTATACTTTGCATGTTCATCGAATTCGCTGGAGGTTGCACCTTCCATACCGCATACGTTGCGGGCGAATTCCATAACAGCCGATTGCATACCGAGGCAAAGTCCCAAATATGGAATCTTGTTTTCCCGTGCATACTGAATGGTACGGATTTTGCCTTCCACACCGCGAGAACCGAAGCCGCCCGGTACGATAATTCCTTCTACCCCT
It encodes the following:
- the ahpC gene encoding alkyl hydroperoxide reductase subunit C, giving the protein MSIIGKKLPEFTLDAFKKPELVKVSTADVLGKWSVFVFYPADFTFVCPTELEDVQDSYAELKELGCEVYSVSTDSEFVHKAWSDASPSINKIEYYMLADKKHELADFFDVFDPESAMAYRGTFVVDPEGIIRTAEIHDMGIGRSAEELVRKVQAAQFVAKHGDQVCPARWKPGKETLKPGLDLVGKI